A window of the Streptomyces sp. Ag109_O5-10 genome harbors these coding sequences:
- a CDS encoding winged helix-turn-helix transcriptional regulator — protein sequence MSAGAPRPSVPESRNQSTYGASSPARTVSARPGTAVRLAELKRRMPGVSQKMLSVTLRSLTRDGLVSRRVEPTVPPRVFYRLTGLGLSLEAALAGLRTWAEEHMAEIDRANEAAAEEADEG from the coding sequence ATGTCGGCAGGTGCTCCTCGCCCGAGCGTCCCCGAGTCGAGGAACCAGTCGACGTACGGGGCCTCGTCGCCGGCCAGGACGGTCTCGGCGAGGCCGGGCACGGCGGTGCGCTTGGCGGAGCTGAAACGCCGGATGCCCGGTGTGTCGCAGAAGATGCTGTCCGTGACGCTGCGAAGCCTGACCCGCGACGGGCTGGTGTCGCGCCGGGTCGAACCGACCGTGCCGCCGCGGGTCTTCTACCGACTCACCGGACTCGGGCTGTCCCTGGAGGCCGCGCTTGCGGGACTGCGGACCTGGGCGGAGGAGCACATGGCCGAGATCGACCGCGCCAACGAAGCCGCCGCCGAGGAAGCCGATGAGGGGTAG